From the Micromonospora lupini genome, one window contains:
- a CDS encoding cupin domain-containing protein gives MSDLGTRPIAAADVPADRRRGGELRVLLGPRTVGSTSGFLGVATLAPGERIAEHYHPYSEEFLYLTRGAITVDLDDQPQALSAGEALFVPVNVRHRLRNTGTEPAEVVFHLGPLAPRPELGHVDTELVEQRGGS, from the coding sequence ATGAGTGACCTGGGCACCCGGCCGATCGCCGCGGCGGACGTACCTGCCGACCGGAGGCGCGGCGGCGAGTTGCGGGTGCTGCTCGGGCCCCGCACCGTCGGCAGCACCTCCGGCTTCCTCGGGGTGGCCACCCTCGCGCCGGGCGAGCGGATCGCCGAGCACTACCACCCGTACAGCGAGGAGTTTCTGTACCTGACGCGCGGAGCGATAACCGTCGACCTGGACGACCAGCCGCAGGCGCTGTCCGCAGGCGAGGCGCTGTTCGTACCGGTCAACGTGCGGCACCGGCTGCGCAACACCGGAACCGAGCCGGCCGAGGTGGTCTTCCACCTGGGTCCGCTGGCCCCGCGCCCGGAGCTGGGACACGTCGACACGGAGCTTGTCGAGCAACGGGGTGGGTCGTGA
- a CDS encoding acetyl-CoA carboxylase biotin carboxylase subunit yields the protein MFETVLIANRGEIALRVLRACKELGVRTAVVYSAADADSAAVRLADQAVRIGPASSRRSYLNAAAIVEAARQVGAQAVHPGYGFLSEDADFAEICADNGLTFIGPPPAVMAALADKSSARALMSRAGLPLPAGSVAPVATAAAAAEVADAVGYPVIVKAAAGGGGRGMTVVRHPAELARAYARTRAAAQAAFGDDRVYVERYLTEARHVEVQVLCDSHGNGVHLGTRDCSVQRRHQKLVEEAPAPALSAATLDGIAETALRGALEVGFVGAGTLEFLVDAEERFHFLEINCRIQVEHPVTEMVTGIDLVHEQLHIAAGVPLRWRQEEIRLHGVAVECRVNTEDPERDFAPTPGRLERFTPPGGPFTRVDTHASAGYLVGPWYDSLLAKVIVWAPDRELALNRLERALEEFDIAGPGVHTTIPFVRRVLDDAAFRKGRYTTGLVDRLLAPPSPLPSTAPSPLPSPTPAQRSTTTPTPRAAPAAEPDVSNRRTR from the coding sequence ATGTTCGAGACCGTGCTGATCGCCAACCGGGGTGAGATCGCGCTGCGCGTGCTGCGGGCCTGCAAGGAGCTTGGCGTGCGGACGGCGGTGGTCTACTCCGCCGCGGACGCGGACTCCGCGGCCGTGCGCCTCGCCGACCAGGCCGTCCGGATCGGGCCGGCGTCGAGCCGGCGCAGCTACCTCAACGCCGCCGCGATCGTGGAGGCGGCCCGGCAGGTGGGCGCGCAGGCCGTGCATCCCGGGTACGGGTTCCTCTCCGAGGACGCCGATTTCGCCGAGATCTGCGCCGACAACGGACTGACGTTCATCGGCCCGCCACCGGCGGTGATGGCGGCGCTGGCGGACAAGTCCTCGGCGCGGGCCCTGATGAGCCGGGCCGGGCTGCCGTTGCCGGCGGGCAGCGTCGCGCCTGTGGCGACCGCCGCCGCGGCGGCCGAGGTCGCCGACGCCGTCGGCTACCCGGTGATCGTGAAGGCCGCCGCCGGGGGCGGTGGCCGGGGGATGACTGTGGTGCGCCACCCGGCCGAGCTGGCCCGGGCGTACGCGCGGACGCGGGCCGCCGCGCAGGCCGCCTTCGGCGACGACCGGGTGTACGTCGAGCGGTACCTCACCGAGGCCCGGCACGTCGAGGTGCAGGTGCTCTGCGACTCCCACGGCAACGGCGTGCATCTGGGCACCCGGGACTGCTCGGTGCAGCGCCGGCACCAGAAACTCGTCGAGGAGGCGCCCGCTCCCGCGCTGTCCGCCGCCACGCTCGACGGCATCGCCGAGACCGCCCTACGGGGTGCTCTGGAGGTCGGCTTCGTCGGCGCGGGCACGCTTGAGTTCCTTGTGGACGCCGAGGAACGCTTCCACTTCCTGGAGATCAACTGTCGGATCCAGGTGGAACACCCCGTCACCGAGATGGTCACCGGAATCGACCTGGTGCACGAGCAACTGCACATCGCGGCCGGAGTGCCGCTGCGGTGGCGGCAGGAGGAGATCCGGCTGCACGGCGTCGCCGTGGAGTGCCGCGTCAACACCGAGGACCCGGAGCGTGACTTCGCGCCCACGCCCGGCCGCCTGGAGCGGTTCACCCCGCCCGGCGGCCCGTTCACCCGCGTGGACACCCACGCCAGCGCCGGCTACCTGGTCGGCCCCTGGTACGACTCCCTGCTGGCCAAGGTGATCGTCTGGGCGCCGGACCGGGAGTTGGCGCTCAACCGGCTGGAGCGTGCCCTGGAGGAGTTCGACATCGCCGGGCCGGGTGTGCACACCACGATCCCGTTCGTCCGGCGGGTACTCGACGACGCGGCGTTCCGCAAGGGCCGCTACACGACCGGTCTGGTCGACCGCCTGCTCGCCCCGCCGTCGCCACTGCCGTCGACGGCGCCGTCGCCACTGCCGTCGCCGACGCCCGCGCAGCGGTCGACGACCACCCCCACACCCCGCGCCGCGCCCGCCGCGGAGCCCGACGTATCCAACCGGAGGACCCGATGA
- a CDS encoding acetyl-CoA carboxylase biotin carboxyl carrier protein, giving the protein MDGQNGRPDGDARLDGDGRPAAQTAVAADGRDDVRPDGRHPADGHGETDADGEEVLVGLRRQARHLLAELPGPVRRIRLCSGTTVLEVQWHPDEAAGRSPVPPTPPPAGATPPAGAAVPGPPIALIRPPVPGRATVRAPIVGTFYRAPEPGAGPFVAVGDLVRPGQPVAIVEAMKLMNEVTADRAGRVVAILVGDGQPVEYDQPLVELDPA; this is encoded by the coding sequence ATGGACGGCCAGAACGGCCGACCCGACGGTGACGCCCGGCTCGACGGTGACGGCCGACCTGCGGCGCAGACCGCCGTGGCGGCCGACGGTCGAGACGACGTCCGCCCGGACGGGCGCCACCCGGCGGACGGGCACGGGGAGACCGACGCCGACGGCGAGGAGGTGCTCGTCGGACTGCGTCGGCAGGCGCGGCACCTGCTCGCCGAACTCCCCGGGCCGGTGCGCCGGATCCGGCTCTGCAGCGGGACGACCGTGCTGGAGGTCCAGTGGCATCCGGACGAGGCGGCCGGGCGGTCACCCGTACCGCCGACCCCGCCGCCGGCCGGTGCCACCCCGCCGGCCGGCGCGGCCGTGCCCGGCCCGCCCATCGCGCTGATCCGGCCGCCGGTCCCCGGACGCGCCACGGTCCGGGCACCCATCGTCGGCACGTTCTACCGCGCTCCGGAGCCCGGCGCCGGGCCGTTCGTCGCGGTGGGCGACCTGGTCCGCCCCGGCCAGCCGGTCGCGATCGTCGAGGCGATGAAGCTGATGAACGAGGTGACCGCCGACCGGGCCGGGCGGGTGGTCGCGATCCTCGTCGGGGACGGCCAGCCGGTGGAGTACGACCAGCCACTGGTCGAGCTGGATCCGGCCTGA